A region from the Candidatus Nezhaarchaeota archaeon genome encodes:
- a CDS encoding nucleotidyltransferase domain-containing protein, which produces MSFDLYIEEGLRALRAMRDYLEVAKRVKEIALEHAPDAKVYVFGSVVEGKYTAGSDIDILVVTSIEEGEAYEMKARMYKEVDAPIQVHVAKPAQLQWYTRFISKLVEV; this is translated from the coding sequence GTGAGCTTTGACCTATACATCGAGGAGGGGCTTAGGGCGCTAAGGGCCATGAGGGACTACCTTGAAGTAGCGAAGAGGGTTAAGGAGATAGCCCTAGAGCATGCGCCAGACGCCAAGGTATACGTCTTCGGCTCAGTCGTAGAGGGGAAGTACACTGCGGGGAGCGACATAGACATCTTGGTAGTGACGAGTATAGAAGAGGGGGAGGCCTACGAGATGAAGGCGAGGATGTACAAGGAGGTAGACGCGCCGATACAAGTACACGTAGCAAAGCCAGCCCAGCTCCAATGGTACACCAGGTTCATAAGCAAACTAGTGGAGGTCTAG